AAATCGTCTTCAGTGTTGCCCAGCGTAATCAGTTCGGCAGTCCGCTCACTGTAGAGGTTTGATGGCCGGGCCTTGCGCATCCGCTCAAAACCCTGCTGTACAATCCGGTTGCGGACTTGCGGGTGGTTGAGGGTGAGACCTTTTGCTTCTTCCTCAGCGGTAAGTGAAGAGGGTGGGACATCGAGCAAGATGACCGGAATACCGGTTCCGGCCACCAGAGCAGCAATTGCGGCACCCATTGTGCCGGCGCCGATCACGCCAACGCGCTTGATCTGATAGGTCATCGGGTCCTCCTTGACCATTGCAGCCGCGCTTTCCACAAGCGAAAGCGCTCTCCACATCGTGACGCACAAGTCGGGTTGTATGGTTGGTCGCGACCTAACCCTTAGACGCACTGCGTCATGGAATGCCCATATCATACCACAAGTTGGCGTTTGTTGGGAAGAGGGAATGTTGACGCACGCCGGGCTTATTGCTACAATTGTTAAGTGATCTACTTGACTATATGGAGGGGTGCATGCGTATCTCAAGTAAAGGCGATTATGGCCTGCGTGCTCTGTTCGATCTGGCGCAACGGTACGGCGAGGGGCCGATCCAGAGCGAAGCTATTGCCATCCGCCAGGGCATTCCGGTCAATTATCTCAACCAGTTGCTCATCACCTTGCGACGGGCCGGCTTAGTCGAGAGTCTCCGGGGGCCGCAGGGTGGTCATCTCCTTGCTCGTTCCCCCGAATCGATTACGCTCCTGGAAGTGCTAACCGTCCTCGAAGGTCCTATTTTGCCCGCTGAAGGTGGTCGCGATGATCTTCAGCCTACCGAGCCGTCAGATCGCGCCGTGATCGATGAAATCTGGAGCGAGTTGCGCACCACCATCGAACGCCGCCTGGCTGCCATCACGCTTGATGATCTCTGCCAGCGTAAGCGCAGCCAGGATGGCACGGTGATGTATTACATCTGAAAAGCGAACGGTCTTCTTTACAGGTCTCGTCTTCACATAATAACCCATGTTGTCACCTATGCTGCGAGCAGGCTACGCGCAGCTAACTGCCAGGATGAACAACATGACGCTGCGCACAACATCGTGCAACGTAACTGTATGAGCCGTTTGGGAAGCAGCCAGTTCCTATAAACGCACTCCTTCTTGCCTCAAGACTCTAGAACTTATTTCACAAAAGCTGTGCGGTCGTGCTCCCAGACGGTCGTACAAGCGCATGAACGCTTGCCAATCGCCGACGACAGCATATCACGCTCCCAGATTGCTGGTATGGCATTGGGAAGGGCTGACGAGCATCGCCAGTGCCATCACGCACGATCGGTTGCCTTGCCCGCTCATTATGCGCGTGTCGCGAAGTTTGGAGTGCGGCAGCCATGCTGCCGCAATAGGCGTGCTTCGTATCAGGTGCATGTCACGTTGCTGACCCTGCTGGTCACGGAGATGCTATGTGTGCTCGCCACGATTATAGAGTCTGTCAGGAATGAATGAGATACCTTCCAGTAGATGTTTTTGAAACAGGTTCTAGTTATACCCATCCTCTGTGCCCTCTGTGCCTCTGTGGTGACAAAAGTAGCAACCTGGGTTCTTCATATAACAAGACCCATACTCTCCATCCAGAAGCGCAGCCATGACATTGTGCCGGCAATCAGCAGGGTTGGGATAAGGGCAATCGTTGCCGGTCGCGCCAGTTGGCGAATACTGGTCACTTTTCCTTCATACCCCATAAACAGACTGGTTACCAGGAGACACACCAGGTAGAGCACACCGAGGATGCCGAAGAAAGCGAGAAAGGCCAACGGCCAGAAGGTGATGCCCAGGTTGCCGTAAATTGCCGCCAGCGCCAGCAGGTCGATGGCGATGATACCGAGGAGTTCTGTCCAGCGGGTGAAGACCGGCTGCTGCGGATCGACGTTTTGGCGCAGCGTGTTGTTGAGCACGATGTGGAGCATTGTCGCAATCGTGATCCCCATTCCCATCCCGGTGAGCGTGCGCAAGAAGTTGTCAGGCGGGTACCAGTTGGGTAAGCCAAGATCGAGAAATAGCGAGTTGAAGCCATCAACCGCCATAATTGCCACAAATGCCACCAGGGTGAGCGAGATGTGCCCCGGCGGGAGTTTACCGGCCCGCCCCCGTCCAATCGCGTAGAGGTAGATGAAGGTGAGCATGAAACTCAGGTAGATGCCACTGTTACGTGCGCAAAGCGGAAATTGCAATCCACCGACAAAGATGTTGTGCTGCTGTGCACAGATGCCATGCACAACTGCATACATCTTCCATTCCAGCGGCATCCCCGGACTAAAGAGCAGCGCTACCAGCAGCGCACTAAAACTACCGGCGAAGATTGCTCCCCACGGCAGCGGACGTCGGGTTTCGGCCTGGCGCGCTGCAATGCGCTCTTGGGCCATCCGCAAAATCTCATCGGGTGTATACTCGCTCATCGTACCTCCGCTAATCGTTCGGCCAGTCGTTCGGCTGTGAGCGCACCTACGTGGCGAACGGCAATCGTTCCGTCGCTGTTGATGAAGAACGTCGTCGGCAAATTAATCACCCCATACCGTTCACCAATCACGCCATCACGGTCAGTGATGAGCGGGAAGCTGACTCCGACCTTCGGCGCAAAGGCACTGATCGCCTCAGTTGATTCATTGCGGTTCACCGCCAGAATGACCAGGTCGGGATTGGTACGCCGCGCCGCGTCGAGCGTCGGCATCTCTTCGACACACGGCAGGCACCATGTTGCCCAGAAGTTGACAATCACGGGCTTGCCCCGCAGATCGCTCAACTTGTATGTGCCATCGGCCAGGGTATAGCTAAAGTCGGGGGCCATCTCGCCGGGAATAGCCGCCCAGTCCGGTCGGGTGTCGATCAGACGACTTTCCGCCGCTATTGGTGTATCACCAACCAACAGCGCTTGACTGGGCGGTGTTGTGGTGCCACAGGCAACCAGGATCAGGCTGAGGAGAATGATCAATCGTTTCATCGTGCGCTTCGTCAGGTCTATGGTTCGTATACTCTTGGGTTTCATTGTACCACGCTTGCCGTGGCAGGTCGGCTTCATGGCGGAGTGGGTTATGTGTTTGGGACTGATCACCGGCAATCTTCACAGCTCGCGACCGGCAATAATGCTCGCATGCCAGCCAGGGTGTACTTCCTGCAACCGCGCGAATTCTTCGCGAGTGTAAACGAACAGATCAATGCCGACCGGAAATCCAACCGGCAAAAAGTCAGCGACTCGCTCGCGCGGCGGCTTGTCTGTGGCAGAGACGATCAGGCAGAGATCAACATCACTACCCGGTGACGGCAAACCGTTCACCCATGAACCAAACCAGATCACACGCTCAATTTGCGGGTGTTCTGAACGCAGTCTGGCGATATACTGCTCAACCGCCTGCTCGATACGAGCGCGATCAACTGATTTGATGACGACAGAATGTGAGGATGGCTTCGGCGTATTGGATGGCATGGTGTGCCTCTGTTGCAGTGTAGAAATCGGTAGGTGCTCCCGAATCGAAACCGTTTGGGTAGCGGGTAGGAATATAATGCTTGTCAAGTATACGTGCGTAATCGATCAGTTCTGGTGGAGTCTGGATAGACTCGGGCAAATTACCGATCAATACCGTAAGCGTATGCCCCCAGGCGTCCATTCCCAGTTTGTGGAATACAGCTTTGATCGCTTTTTCGGCAGCCTGTTGGGCAGCGAAACAGCTCCACTCATAATCTCCATCGTCGAGCGCATTGCGAGCGTGACGTAAATCTGCCTCTGCCTGTCGCCACCAGTCTTCGTAACGATTGCCCATCGCTATTCTCTCCGTAATGGCTAGAACCATTTTGTAAGCAGAATGTCTTATTGGACGAAATCTTGATAATCGTTAGCGCGGCCAGATTACTCTTCAATAGTCATCTCTGAAATCATACACCATGTCACAGGCTATTGCACAGAGTCAGATGTTGTAGAACCTGTTTCAAAAAACAGCTACTATGAGGGTATCTCATTTGTTGCCGACCGGTTCCATGATCGTAGATCGTAACGAGCACACCCTGCATTCGCGTGACCAGCCGGATCAACGACCTGACACGTGCCAGTTCGTGAGCAAGGCTGGCGCGGCAGCATGGCTGCCGCACTCCAAACGTCGCGACACGCGGATGATGAGCGAATAAGGCAACCAATCCAGCGCGTGATAGCACCACAGATGGTTGTTAGAGCGCGACAGCACAGCGTTTTATGAAATAATAGCGGGGCAGGCGAGAAGCATCCTCCCGCTCTCTTTCAATCACGTGATGCTGTGTAAGGTGTTGCACGAGCGCGGGCTGAAAGCCCAACGCACAGGGAGTAGATTCGGTGCCTCGTCTGTAACTCAGCAGGATGCCGTGAAGGGTTGACCAATGACGATTGCTTGCCAGGAGTGTCTGTTCTGCCGGTACCCGTAGGGACGTACCGCCTTGCACCCTGACGTTGCGTTCGCGGCACGGCTTACTCGTACCGGCGCTACCTTGTCAGTACTCTACACTTGCCCTGCGCTGCTGGCATGCGATCACACGTTCTGTTTACTCTCAGGGTAGCCCATAGGCAAGCTGTGTGCCCATCTTCTGCACTACCAACCCGCCCCATCACTCAGCATGTCGGACGCACCGCCCTACCTGGTTTATAATACCCCAATTGATAACCGATACGTGTCTCGTCTGCAACTGGTCACTCATGTCACTATCGTATCGCATTCGACAGTTTCGTAGCGCTGTACGTGCCCGGATCACACCCGCCGAATACGATCTGGTGCGTCATCTGTTGACGCCGGCAGAGCAGCGCCTGTTTCATCAGATGCCACGCTACGATCAGCGGCACTGCCTGGACGTGTATTACACGCTGGTCGCGGCAGGTGAACAAGATGTGTTTCTCCTGCGCGCCGCACTCTACCACGATTGTGGTAAAGTTGACGACCACGGACGGCCAATGGCGCTTGGCTGGTACGTGCTGGCAACTATTCTCAAACGCTGGCCGGCCCTGTACCTGATTGCTGCCCGTTTGATCGCGCCTATCGCTCTCTATGCTGGCCATGCCGCCCGTGGAGCACAGATGGCCGCTGCCGCCGGTTGTCCACCGGAAATTGTTGAAACCATACGTCATTACCATGATCCCAACCCCCGTGGTCGTGCTGCCCGCCTGCAGTGGGCCGATGAACAAAACTGATCTATGCCTTACGCCGTCACCTTACCAGAGTTCACCGGCCCTCTCGATCTGCTGTTGCGTCTGATCGAACGGGCCGAACTGGATATCACGACCATCGCCCTGGCCAGTGTCGCCGACCAGTACCTGGCCCACGTCCGTACATTAGAAGAGGTTGAACCGCGTGAACTGGCTGAGTTTGTGAGTATGGCAGCGCGGTTGATTCTGATCAAGTCACGAGCGCTGTTGCCCCGTTCACCAACTACACCTGCTGAGGCAGGTGACGAGGACGCAGGACAGCTTGTGGCCCAGTTGGAGTTGTACCGCCGTTTCAAACAGGCTGCCGAAGTCCTGCGCCGCTGGCAGGATCAGGGCCGGAGCACGTTTGTCCGTCTGGCCCCACCGCCGCTCCTCCCTGCTCCTGCCCCCATCAGCTATCGTATTACCGATCTGCTCCACGCGCTTGAACGTCGGCGTCAGCTCCAGTTGCCACTGGCTCAGCCTGAACCGATTGTACTCGCGCCACGATTGACGGTCGCCGAAGTGGCGGAGCGGATTCGTGCGCGGTTGGAACGAACGGCCTGGTTTGATTTTACCGATCTGCTGAGTAATGACCCAACGACCGAAGAGGTGATCGTCTCGTTTTGGGCGATGCTCGAACTGCTCAAGCGACGGGCGATTGTTGTCGAACAGACAATGCTATTCGGACCTATTCTCATCGGGCGAGGAACGGCACCCATTGTCACCGAACCGGCTGACGAAGATGAGTTGTAATTGCCGGCGGCATATGCGACAATGTGAATGATCATAACGAGGTAATCATGACTGACTCTGCGCATATGGCGGCTGATTCTACTCATCGCACGCTTCCGTTAGGCGATCTGCTGGCATTTGGCGATGCGTTACGTGCCGACGATACGCCCGAAAGCCTGCTGGCTGAGGTTGTCGAGACCTTACGCCGGATCGTCGGTAGTCCGGCAGTCTATGCCCGCTTACGCGACCTCGACAGTGATACGCTCTACGCAGTAGCCTTTGCCGGTGTTGATGCACCACTGGTCGAACGTTTACGGGCCACACCGATTGGGCCGGCAATCTACCAGCCACTCCTGCGCCCGGAATACCGACAGAGTAGTTCATACCTGATCCCGGCAGCAGTGCTCCCCCCCGATGTGCCGGATACCGAAGCGATTATTCCGGCCTCGGCACTGTTAACGCCGTTGCGCGGGCGGGGAGACCGCTTGATCGGCGTCATTGTGCTGGCATGGCCCGATCAACCCGACCTGGTCACTGTGCGTATGGTCGAAGCGATTGCCCGTCAGGCGGCGCTGGCAGTCGAAAATGTTCGCCTGGCCGAACGGAGCGCCCGCTTGCTGGCGAAAGAGCAACTGCTGGCTGAACTGGGGCGTGCGGTTGGGGCAACGCTTGATTTGGATACTATTTTGCATCAGACGATTGATCGGCTGGCTGCTGCATTCGGTAGTGGCCTGGTCGCACTGCTCGATAATCAAGAGACATTAATGGTCGTGGCAGCGGCACCGCCGCTCGACACATTGATCGGCAGGCAATTGCCGTTACTCTCTGGATCGCTGGCCTGGGTAGTGCAGAGCGGTCAGCCTTTTGTGGTAGACGATTGTCGGTTGCATGCCCCGGATATGGCTCTGTTCGGCCCCGACATCGCGTCGTGTATCATCGCCCCGTTGCGGAGTGGTGGTCGGGTGATCGGGATGCTGAGTGTAGTTAGCCGGCAGGCCGGCGTGTTCAGCGACGAAGATGTTGATCTGCTGGAGGCAATTGCCGCACAGGTGAGTGGGCCGGTCGTCAGCGCACGCCTCTACGCCGAGTCGCAACGACTGGCAGCGCAGGTGCAGAGGCGTGCCGATCAGCTCGCTGTGCTCAACTCGATTGCCCGCATCGTCACCGCAACGCTCGATCTGCGCGAGTCGCTGCCACTGGCAACAGAGCAGATACAGCGCGGTTTTGGTTATCCGCAGGTTGACCTCTTCCTGCTCGAAGAAGAGGCCAATGAGCTGATCCTGGTCGCATCCGCCGGTCGTTATGCACCAGAGCGAGTTGGCTATCGCCAACACATCAATCTGGGACTGGTCGGACGTGCAGCGCGGAGTGGTCGGATTGTGCGCGCCGAGGATGTCGCGGCAGAAGCAGATTATCTCGGTCTCAGCGAGCGGCTCGATATTCGTTCAGAGCTGTGTGTACCGCTGATCTCCAATGGCAAGACGCTGGGAGTGCTCAATATTGAATCGCCCGAACGAGCCGGCCTGACCGAAGAGGATGCAGCGGTACTGGAGACCGTCGCCGATATGCTGGCCGGTGCCGTAGAGAATGGGCGCCTCTACCAGCGGGCGCAGCAGGCTGCTGCCCTGGAAGAACGCAATCGCCTCGCCCGTGAATTACACGACAGCGTTAGTCAGCAGCTCTTCAGTATGACCCTGACCGCACAGGCCGCCCGATCACAGTTCGAGCGGAACCCGGCTCGCGTCCCGGCCCTGCTCGACCGGCTACACGAGACGGCAACTGCGGCGCTGGCCGAAATGCGTGCCCTAATCTTTCAGTTACGTCCGCCGGCACTGCGCGACCAGGGACTCGTCGCTGCTATTCAGCAACACGCCCAACATCTGGCCCATCGTGAAGGATTGCGGATAGAATTAAATGTAATCGGTGATGAGCGCCACGCGCGCGGCATCGAGCAACCCCTCTTTCGGATTGTTCAGGAGGCGCTCAATAACATTGTGAAGCATGCAGCCGCCCGCAATGTGCACGAATTCAATGCCGATCAGGTTGCGATTCGGGTCATTGACGATGGCAAAGGTTTCGATCCGGCGGCTCGCCCCTCTGGCGAAGGCCGACACCTCGGCTTACTCAGCATGCGCGAACGCGCAGCAGAATTGGGCGGTTCGTTCAACGTCCATTCTCGTCCTGGGGCCGGTGCCGAGGTTGAGGTTGTCGTGCCACTACGTGGTCGTCATGGCAATCTTGAACGACCTGAGTAACATGAGATGCGAGACAGGTAATACCAGTTGCTTGACATAATCAGCGACGTGGGAAGGGTAGCAAGAAGGGGGTAGGTGGATGGAACAGATTACGGTGCTGCTCATTGATGACCATCGCGTCGTGCGCCAGGGGTTGCGCGATTTTCTCGAATTACAACCCGATATCGAGGTAGTCGGAGAAGCGGGTAGTGGTGCCGAAGGTGTGGAACTGGCCCGTGAATTGCTGCCCGATGTGGTCTTGATGGATCTCGTCATGCCCGGTATTGATGGGGTCGAAACCACACGCCGCTTGAAAGCGGTTAGCCCCTCGTCACAGGTAATTGTCCTGACCAGTTTTGCCGACGACGACAAGGTCTTTCCTGCTATCAAAGCCGGCGCAATCTCATACCTGCTCAAAGACATCTCGCCCGAAGATCTGGCCCACGCGATCCGGGCGGCGTGTCGCGGTGAAGCCGTTCTTCATCCCGATGTGGCGGCCAAATTGATGCAGGAGTTCAATACGCCGCGCCCAAACGAAGCACCGGTCGAGCAGCTCACCCCGCGTGAGATGGATGTGCTGCGGCTGGTCGCGAAGGGTATGTCGAACAAGGAGATCGCCGAGACATTGATCGTCTCGGAAAAGACGGTCAAAACCCATATCAGCAATATTCTTTCAAAGCTACACCTGGCCGACCGTACCCAGGTAGCGATCTACGCCCTCCGCAAGCGGCTTGTCCCAATCGATGAGGAAGAATAATGACAGCACGGGTTGTATTACTGGGTACCGGAACAGGTTTGCCCGATCCTGATCGAGCGTATACGCATCTGGTCTGGGATGGGCCGGGTGGGCCATTCCTGGTTGATGTCGGTGGTGAGAGCTACCGTCGCATGCTGGCGGCCGGTATCGATCCACAGAGGCTCACCGGCGTTCTCCTGACCCACAGCCACTGTGATCACATTAACGGCTTACCGGCGCTCCTCTTCAGCCTCCGTCTGGGTGGGCGTACCGAACCGTTACCGATCTACAGCTTACCGGCAACCATCGAACTGACCGCCGCGTTCCTGGCCGCAGCGGGTCTGGAAGATTGTGCCACACCGGTCATCTGGCAACCAGTTACCCCCGGCGAACCCCTACAGCTTCGTGATGGCCTGGTCATCACGACGGCAATAACCGCGCACAGCCGACCCTGTCTTGCTCTGCGCTTTGCAGCTCCGAACGTGCCGGCAGTGTGCTATTCCTCTGATACTGAACCGTGTCCGGCAGTCGTCGATCTGGCTACCGGCGCACAGATATTGATCCACGAAGCGACCACTGCTGAACCATTTGCCGGCCATACCACCCCGCGTCAGGCCGGTGCCGTGGCCGCTGCTGCCGGTGTGCGTCGGCTTATCCTGGTACATTTCAGTCCACGCTGGACAATGCCGGTTGATCAGGCGTTGGCCGAAATTGCCGTCGGCGGTTTTCATGGTGACGCAGCAGTAGGGGTTGATCTACAAGAGCTAACCCTGCTTCCAGAGAGGTAGACTGTCGAACTACATCCACATCCCGCGAACGGTTAACTGCGCCTGGTGTCATCCGGCGTACAAACGCCATCAGGTTGGAGTGTTTGGTAACTCTGCGGCAATTGCCATTGCCATGTTACCTTGAAGCGCGGAAGGTATGCTCCCGCGCTTCCTGTACTCCGTTCCGCCCGAATGTGACACTCATAGCAAATCTGATCGCGTAGAAGTGATGACACAGGGCCAGCGCTGCTCTACCCCCTGGGAACGCGCGC
This genomic window from Chloroflexus aurantiacus J-10-fl contains:
- a CDS encoding RrF2 family transcriptional regulator translates to MRISSKGDYGLRALFDLAQRYGEGPIQSEAIAIRQGIPVNYLNQLLITLRRAGLVESLRGPQGGHLLARSPESITLLEVLTVLEGPILPAEGGRDDLQPTEPSDRAVIDEIWSELRTTIERRLAAITLDDLCQRKRSQDGTVMYYI
- a CDS encoding DUF2085 domain-containing protein, producing the protein MSEYTPDEILRMAQERIAARQAETRRPLPWGAIFAGSFSALLVALLFSPGMPLEWKMYAVVHGICAQQHNIFVGGLQFPLCARNSGIYLSFMLTFIYLYAIGRGRAGKLPPGHISLTLVAFVAIMAVDGFNSLFLDLGLPNWYPPDNFLRTLTGMGMGITIATMLHIVLNNTLRQNVDPQQPVFTRWTELLGIIAIDLLALAAIYGNLGITFWPLAFLAFFGILGVLYLVCLLVTSLFMGYEGKVTSIRQLARPATIALIPTLLIAGTMSWLRFWMESMGLVI
- a CDS encoding TlpA family protein disulfide reductase; translation: MKRLIILLSLILVACGTTTPPSQALLVGDTPIAAESRLIDTRPDWAAIPGEMAPDFSYTLADGTYKLSDLRGKPVIVNFWATWCLPCVEEMPTLDAARRTNPDLVILAVNRNESTEAISAFAPKVGVSFPLITDRDGVIGERYGVINLPTTFFINSDGTIAVRHVGALTAERLAERLAEVR
- a CDS encoding nucleotidyltransferase domain-containing protein yields the protein MPSNTPKPSSHSVVIKSVDRARIEQAVEQYIARLRSEHPQIERVIWFGSWVNGLPSPGSDVDLCLIVSATDKPPRERVADFLPVGFPVGIDLFVYTREEFARLQEVHPGWHASIIAGREL
- a CDS encoding HEPN domain-containing protein, with amino-acid sequence MGNRYEDWWRQAEADLRHARNALDDGDYEWSCFAAQQAAEKAIKAVFHKLGMDAWGHTLTVLIGNLPESIQTPPELIDYARILDKHYIPTRYPNGFDSGAPTDFYTATEAHHAIQYAEAILTFCRHQIS
- a CDS encoding HDIG domain-containing metalloprotein; this translates as MSLSYRIRQFRSAVRARITPAEYDLVRHLLTPAEQRLFHQMPRYDQRHCLDVYYTLVAAGEQDVFLLRAALYHDCGKVDDHGRPMALGWYVLATILKRWPALYLIAARLIAPIALYAGHAARGAQMAAAAGCPPEIVETIRHYHDPNPRGRAARLQWADEQN
- a CDS encoding segregation and condensation protein A, with the translated sequence MPYAVTLPEFTGPLDLLLRLIERAELDITTIALASVADQYLAHVRTLEEVEPRELAEFVSMAARLILIKSRALLPRSPTTPAEAGDEDAGQLVAQLELYRRFKQAAEVLRRWQDQGRSTFVRLAPPPLLPAPAPISYRITDLLHALERRRQLQLPLAQPEPIVLAPRLTVAEVAERIRARLERTAWFDFTDLLSNDPTTEEVIVSFWAMLELLKRRAIVVEQTMLFGPILIGRGTAPIVTEPADEDEL
- a CDS encoding GAF domain-containing protein produces the protein MTDSAHMAADSTHRTLPLGDLLAFGDALRADDTPESLLAEVVETLRRIVGSPAVYARLRDLDSDTLYAVAFAGVDAPLVERLRATPIGPAIYQPLLRPEYRQSSSYLIPAAVLPPDVPDTEAIIPASALLTPLRGRGDRLIGVIVLAWPDQPDLVTVRMVEAIARQAALAVENVRLAERSARLLAKEQLLAELGRAVGATLDLDTILHQTIDRLAAAFGSGLVALLDNQETLMVVAAAPPLDTLIGRQLPLLSGSLAWVVQSGQPFVVDDCRLHAPDMALFGPDIASCIIAPLRSGGRVIGMLSVVSRQAGVFSDEDVDLLEAIAAQVSGPVVSARLYAESQRLAAQVQRRADQLAVLNSIARIVTATLDLRESLPLATEQIQRGFGYPQVDLFLLEEEANELILVASAGRYAPERVGYRQHINLGLVGRAARSGRIVRAEDVAAEADYLGLSERLDIRSELCVPLISNGKTLGVLNIESPERAGLTEEDAAVLETVADMLAGAVENGRLYQRAQQAAALEERNRLARELHDSVSQQLFSMTLTAQAARSQFERNPARVPALLDRLHETATAALAEMRALIFQLRPPALRDQGLVAAIQQHAQHLAHREGLRIELNVIGDERHARGIEQPLFRIVQEALNNIVKHAAARNVHEFNADQVAIRVIDDGKGFDPAARPSGEGRHLGLLSMRERAAELGGSFNVHSRPGAGAEVEVVVPLRGRHGNLERPE
- a CDS encoding response regulator, with translation MEQITVLLIDDHRVVRQGLRDFLELQPDIEVVGEAGSGAEGVELARELLPDVVLMDLVMPGIDGVETTRRLKAVSPSSQVIVLTSFADDDKVFPAIKAGAISYLLKDISPEDLAHAIRAACRGEAVLHPDVAAKLMQEFNTPRPNEAPVEQLTPREMDVLRLVAKGMSNKEIAETLIVSEKTVKTHISNILSKLHLADRTQVAIYALRKRLVPIDEEE
- a CDS encoding MBL fold metallo-hydrolase, translating into MTARVVLLGTGTGLPDPDRAYTHLVWDGPGGPFLVDVGGESYRRMLAAGIDPQRLTGVLLTHSHCDHINGLPALLFSLRLGGRTEPLPIYSLPATIELTAAFLAAAGLEDCATPVIWQPVTPGEPLQLRDGLVITTAITAHSRPCLALRFAAPNVPAVCYSSDTEPCPAVVDLATGAQILIHEATTAEPFAGHTTPRQAGAVAAAAGVRRLILVHFSPRWTMPVDQALAEIAVGGFHGDAAVGVDLQELTLLPER